In Trichomycterus rosablanca isolate fTriRos1 chromosome 4, fTriRos1.hap1, whole genome shotgun sequence, one DNA window encodes the following:
- the si:ch73-174h16.4 gene encoding leucine-rich repeat-containing protein 14 → MVPPLVYLSARTVVSDHGLSAVGLNCVPRELYRPLLDAALAHGRPLAVGELVQRWPERTLSIGGRRSRCQDPPSRLCVQALLLAVVRGLSDKRCSLKVLDLCGLQCEDGHSEDAMGGWSLTVALCSTLLQARNITSASRGHRRDDRERKKRVLKPERDGDVGVKRDREGMERCWGEKMECVANGGPGRGTEGAENVKGIRRRMELQRKNETQPQLIPSKVDSREDILVNVRADLFVNGRSWERVRAALSLAGPLRLHCRFLRVEELPAYSIVSLLHLLPQDELLGLDVRYSSLGVSGLALLLPQLTPFPRLSSLRLHYCNLDVQRSRPGQQEALQEVSRGLGELKRLRRLSLTALRLPGHLRLLLSSLSEPLEALELPYLSLTSSDMAYLSHSPHASSLTELDLSENKLDESSLHSLRHLLSRAKRCLTRLSLCGCGLSDGPLGSVLPSMSQCQVLQSLRLALNPLSRAALVDLARAVAGIHSLRLLLHPNALEDYEPGLPPLPSSAQLLDWPLNEGSEIRDVTLMQLEEVLRDEGRIGDLLMTSDLLKYSTDLAMDD, encoded by the exons ATGGTGCCGCCGTTGGTGTACCTGAGTGCCCGGACGGTGGTCAGCGATCACGGATTATCAGCCGTAGGACTGAACTGCGTTCCGCGCGAGCTCTACAGGCCTCTGCTGGACGCAGCGTTGGCTCACGGCCGGCCGCTGGCTGTCGGAGAGCTGGTGCAGCGCTGGCCCGAGCGAACCCTGAGCATCGGCGGCCGGAGGAGTCGCTGCCAGGATCCCCCGAGCCGCCTGTGTgtccaggccctgctgctggcTGTGGTCAGGGGTTTGAGCGATAAGAG GTGTTCCCTGAAAGTGCTGGATCTTTGCGGGCTGCAGTGTGAGGACGGTCACTCTGAAGACGCGATGGGCGGCTGGTCCCTCACGGTGGCCCTTTGCTCCACCCTGCTGCAGGCACGAAACATCACCTCCGCCTCCAGGGGTCACCGTCGAGACGACCGAGAGAGGAAGAAACGAGTGCTGAAGCCTGAGAGAGACGGGGACGTCGGGGTTAAACGTGACCGGGAAGGGATGGAGAGGTGTTGGGGCGAGAAGATGGAGTGTGTGGCTAACGGAGGGCCAGGACGAGGGACAGAGGGGGCGGAGAACGTGAAAGGAATTCGGAGAAGGATGGAGCTGCAGAGGAAAAATGAAACCCAACCGCAGCTCATTCCCAGCAAAGTGGACTCTCGTGAGGACATTCTGGTGAACGTCAGGGCTGACCTGTTCGTAAACGGCCGGTCCTGGGAGCGGGTCCGTGCGGCGCTGAGTCTGGCCGGGCCCCTGCGGTTGCACTGTCGCTTCCTGCGGGTGGAGGAACTCCCCGCCTACTCCATCGTTTCCCTGCTGCACCTCCTGCCCCAGGATGAGCTGCTCGGGCTGGACGTGCGCTACTCCAGTCTGGGTGTCTCGGGTCTCGCGCTGCTGCTGCCCCAGCTGACGCCGTTTCCTCGGCTTAGCTCGCTCCGGCTGCACTACTGCAACCTGGACGTGCAGCGGTCGCGACCCGGCCAGCAGGAGGCGCTGCAGGAAGTCTCTCGAGGGCTCGGAGAGTTAAAGAGGCTGCGCAGACTGAGCCTCACTGCCCTGAGACTCCCGGGACACCTCCGACTCCTTCTCAG TTCCCTCTCGGAGCCTCTAGAGGCACTGGAGCTGCCTTACCTGAGCCTGACCTCTAGCGACATGGCCTACCTCTCTCACAGCCCTCACGCTTCCTCCCTCACTGAGCTGGACCTGAGTGAGAACAAGCTGGACGAGTCCTCCCTGCATTCCCTGCGACATCTCCTCTCCCGAGCTAAACGGTGCCTCACACGACTCTCTCTGTGCGGATGCGGACTGTCGGACGGCCCTCTAGGGTCAGTGCTGCCCTCTATGTCGCAGTGCCAGGTCCTCCAGAGCCTACGACTGGCGCTGAACCCGCTGTCCAGGGCGGCACTGGTAGATCTGGCTCGGGCTGTAGCCGGCATCCACTCTCTCAGGTTACTCCTTCACCCGAACGCGCTGGAGGACTATGAGCCAGGGCTGCCTCCTCTGCCCTCCAGCGCTCAGCTTCTTGACTGGCCCCTTAACGAGGGCTCGGAGATCAGGGACGTGACACTTATGCAGCTGGAGGAGGTTTTGAGGGACGAAGGACGGATAGGTGACCTCCTAATGACCTCAGATCTGCTGAAATACAGCACTGATCTGGCAATGGATGATTAA